From Xiphophorus maculatus strain JP 163 A chromosome 12, X_maculatus-5.0-male, whole genome shotgun sequence, the proteins below share one genomic window:
- the sdf2l1 gene encoding stromal cell-derived factor 2-like protein 1, with translation MERLWLFRWQLLLLPLLLLLLSDCKGRESELNYVTCGSLVKLLNTRHNVRLHSHDVKYGSGSGQQSVTGVESADDANSYWQIRGKPTRPCQRGSAIKCGQPIRITHMKTSRNLHTHRFSSPLSNNQEVSAFGENGEGDDLDVWTVQCDGIYWDRDEPVRFKHVGTDVFLGITGEQYGHPIRGQREVHGMSTPNQHNLWRTMEGVFIQPSQDPLRHDEL, from the exons ATGGAGAGGTTGTGGTTGTTCCGgtggcagctgctgctgttgccgctgcttctgctgctgttgtctgACTGCAAGGGGAGAGAATCGGAGTTAAACTATGTGACTTGCGGCTCGCTTGTCAAACTGCTCAACACCCGACACAACGTCCGTCTACATTCACATGATGTCAAATACGGCTCAG GTAGTGGACAGCAGTCTGTAACTGGAGTGGAAAGTGCTGACGATGCTAACAGTTACTGGCAGATCCGTGGGAAGCCAACACGTCCATGTCAGCGTGGGTCAGCCATCAAATGTGGTCAGCCCATCCGGATCACACACATGAAGACCAGCCGGAACCTTCACACACACCGCTTCAGCTCCCCTCTGTCTAATAACCAG GAAGTCAGCGCCTTTGGAGAGAATGGGGAGGGTGACGATCTGGACGTGTGGACAGTCCAGTGTGATGGAATCTACTGGGACCGTGATGAGCCTGTACGCTTCAAACACGTGGGCACAGACGTCTTCCTTGGCATCACAGGCGAGCAGTACGGCCACCCGATCCGTGGCCAGCGCGAGGTGCACGGCATGAGCACTCCCAACCAGCACAACTTGTGGCGCACCATGGAAGGCGTGTTCATTCAGCCCAGCCAGGATCCACTCCGGCATGATGAACTCTGA
- the LOC102223349 gene encoding MARVEL domain-containing protein 2-like has product MSASRFDRVREMPLYDQVPVGPGWRDTELPPLPPPPLLHVTVPAVSLDPFPPPPLPEQPAVGPESFYPSSDEEPAEGDCEAMDIKPVRRFIPDSVKNLFRGNSGSRSSKGWPVTSSTQPHSPAPSANKNTTCHTTTGVPCSPPNSAPPSPSLPGSYRDPYGGSGWGYTSQKEKDGLMLGAEAMDLGSAVHSNFSAQTYQERVEEYHQRYAYMKSWAGLLRILGCVQLLLGAAVFACVCAYVHKDNEWFNMYGYSQPQMYGGLGGGASAYGNGGSIYTGPKTPFVLVVAGIAWIVTVILVVLGMTLYYRAILLDSSWWPLTECSINFVLAVLYMAAGIVYVRDTTRGGLCYMPIFNNGVNGAFCRTEAGQTAAIVFLFLTMVLYFISAGVCLKLWRHEAARMRKEVLAQEMKTTGSSIPLSVLDSASRASETTPLPTIQPDIMNAPNNAGSAPLMAAEPEILRGHIPSGYIPKPVIIADYVAKYPSILSDEERDQYKAVFNDQYAEYRELHAEVQIMAKKFEEMDEMMQNLPSRPSSQMEKERISSILSEYERKKADPTYLEKRERCEYLKSKLSHIKQKIQEYNNTMD; this is encoded by the exons ATGTCCGCATCTAGGTTTGACCGTGTGAGGGAAATGCCTCTCTATGACCAGGTCCCAGTGGGTCCTGGATGGAGGGACACTGAACTGCCCCCTCTCCCACCCCCACCACTACTACATGTGACTGTGCCAGCAGTCAGCTTAGATCCCTTCCCCCCTCCTCCCCTACCTGAGCAGCCAGCTGTGGGGCCTGAATCTTTCTATCCCTCCAGTGATGAGGAACCAGCTGAGGGGGACTGTGAAGCAATGGACATCAAGCCAGTTCGTCGCTTTATTCCCGATTCTGTCAAAAACCTTTTCCGGGGCAACAGTGGGAGCCGAAGCAGCAAAGGGTGGCCTGTTACTTCTTCTACACAGCCTCACTCCCCTGCCCCATCAGCCAATAAGAATACCACCTGCCACACCACAACAGGAGTCCCCTGCTCACCACCCAACTCTGCCCCTCCATCTCCTTCGCTTCCTGGCTCCTATCGGGACCCCTACGGTGGGTCAGGGTGGGGTTATACCTCTCAAAAGGAGAAAGATGGATTGATGCTGGGTGCTGAAGCTATGGACTTGGGTTCTGCAGTGCACAGTAATTTCTCAGCCCAGACCTACCAGGAGCGGGTGGAGGAGTACCATCAGCGCTATGCCTACATGAAGTCTTGGGCTGGCCTACTCAGGATCCTGGGTTGTGTGCAGTTGCTACttggagctgctgtgtttgCATGTGTCTGTGCTTATGTGCACAAGGATAATGAATGGTTTAATATGTATGGATACTCCCAGCCACAGATGTATGGAGGACTTGGTGGAGGGGCTTCAGCATATGGAAATGGGGGAAGTATCTACACAGGTCCCAAAACGCCTTTTGTTCTTGTAGTGGCAGGGATAGCATGGATAGTGACTGTAATCCTTGTTGTTCTTGGAATGACTCTGTACTACAGAGCCATTCTTCTTGATTCCTCTTGGTGGCCACTGACAGAGTGCTCTATCAACTTTGTATTGGCAGTGCTGTATATGGCAGCAGGTATAGTGTATGTAAGAGACACAACCAGAGGAGGACTATGCTACATGCCCATCTTCAATAATGGAGTCAATGGTGCATTTTGTCGCACAGAGGCTGGCCAAACAGCAGCCATAGTCTTCCTGTTCCTCACCATGGTGCTCTACTTTATCAGTGCAGGAGTTTGTCTGAAGCTGTGGAGGCACGAAGCAGCCAGGATGAGAAAGGAGGTGCTGGCACAGGAG ATGAAAACCACTGGATCATCCATCCCACTGTCTGTA CTGGATTCAGCCTCAAGAGCCTCAGAGACGACACCTCTTCCTACCATTCAGCCTGACATTATGAATGCTCCAAACAATGCTGGATCTGCTCCTCTCAtggcagcagaaccagagatTCTTCGAGGTCACATACCATCTGGATATATTCCCAAACCTGTCATCATAGCAGATTATGTTGC AAAGTATCCCAGCATCCTCTCGGATGAGGAGAGGGATCAGTATAAGGCCGTCTTCAATGACCAGTATGCTGAATACAGAGAGCTTCATGCTGAAGTCCAGATCATGGCTAAGAAGTTTGAAGAGATGGATGAGATGATGCAGAATCTCCCCTCAAGGCCCTCAAGTCAAATG gaGAAAGAACGGATTAGTAGCATCTTATCAGAATATGAAAGGAAGAAAGCT GACCCAACTTATTTGGAAAAAAGGGAGCGTTGTGAGTACTTAAAAAGCAAGCTGTCCCACATCAAACAGAAGATTCAGGAGTACAACAATACCATGGACTAG